The following proteins come from a genomic window of Bacillota bacterium:
- the ftcD gene encoding glutamate formimidoyltransferase produces MDRLIECVPNFSEGRRPEVVAEIVQAMRGQGVTVLDVHSDAAHNRSVVTVAGVPEQVLEAAFSACRSAARLIDMEQHRGEHPRIGATDVIPLVPLRGTSLEECVVWARELGKRIGEELGIPVYLYGAAATRPDRVRLADVRRGEYEGLKEAISLPERHPDFGPARLHPRAGAVAVGARPFLIAFNVNLDSTDLGVARSIARAVRESGGGLPAVQALGLRRDDGGVQVSMNLLDYRRTSLPAVYLRVEEEARRHGTRVAGSELVGLAPAEALLDVVRHFLCAPDLKVDQMLEVRLWNAARES; encoded by the coding sequence GTGGACAGGCTCATCGAGTGCGTGCCCAACTTCAGCGAGGGGCGCCGTCCGGAAGTGGTGGCAGAGATCGTGCAGGCCATGCGGGGCCAGGGAGTGACGGTGCTGGACGTGCACTCCGATGCCGCCCACAACCGCAGCGTGGTCACGGTGGCGGGCGTTCCCGAGCAGGTGCTGGAGGCGGCATTCTCTGCCTGCCGGTCGGCGGCCCGCCTCATCGACATGGAGCAGCATCGGGGCGAGCATCCCCGCATCGGCGCCACGGATGTCATCCCCCTGGTCCCCCTGCGGGGGACAAGCCTGGAGGAGTGCGTTGTCTGGGCGCGGGAGCTGGGGAAACGGATAGGCGAGGAACTGGGTATCCCCGTCTACCTTTACGGGGCCGCCGCTACCCGTCCCGACCGGGTGCGCCTGGCGGACGTCCGCCGGGGAGAGTACGAAGGTCTGAAGGAAGCCATCTCTCTGCCGGAGCGGCACCCCGATTTCGGGCCTGCCCGCCTGCATCCCCGGGCCGGAGCCGTGGCGGTGGGAGCGCGGCCCTTCCTGATCGCGTTCAACGTCAACCTGGATTCAACCGACCTGGGGGTGGCCCGATCCATCGCCCGGGCCGTGCGGGAGTCGGGCGGGGGACTTCCGGCCGTGCAGGCCCTGGGCCTGCGCCGGGACGACGGCGGTGTACAGGTTTCCATGAACCTCCTTGATTACCGGCGCACCTCCCTTCCCGCCGTCTACCTCCGGGTGGAGGAGGAAGCCCGACGTCACGGTACGAGGGTGGCCGGCTCGGAACTGGTGGGACTGGCACCGGCGGAAGCCCTGCTGGATGTGGTGCGCCACTTCCTGTGTGCCCCCGACCTCAAGGTGGATCAGATGCTGGAGGTGCGTCTGTGGAATGCCGCGCGAGAAAGCTGA
- a CDS encoding pitrilysin family protein — protein sequence MRTLADLGERIVYHRWEDDLSVYILPRPGFVRKYASLTAGFGSVDLHFVSAEGRKYTVPAGVAHFLEHKMFEDPDSPVLDRFARLGASANAYTSYEVTSYLFSCADAFWEALDLLLGFVQEARFTPAGVEKEKPIIEQEIRMGLDSPHRTVMHNLRRLLYRRHPVREDVAGSLESIREITFEHLDLCYRNFYHPSNLVLYVAGDLDPGQVLDHVDRHVGGRRPGPAPGFRRVGVPDHGELEERNAEQRMAVAVPLLALGFRDPAFPGGGDLRRRVAGEMALEIVLGRGSDLFHQLYQEGLIDDSFAASYACGRDWAFTVFMGRTPDPGRLGDRLREGIFSARRNWSDRDLERCRRAALGQFVSFFDSLDAPAYLVPDLHFYGLSLEDYYRTLQQVEAGDVALYLEQALQPELGALSTVLPR from the coding sequence GTGAGGACCCTGGCGGATCTGGGGGAAAGGATTGTCTACCACCGCTGGGAAGACGACCTCAGCGTGTACATATTGCCGCGCCCGGGGTTCGTGCGCAAATACGCGAGCCTGACCGCCGGTTTCGGGTCGGTGGACCTGCACTTCGTGTCTGCCGAGGGGCGGAAGTACACCGTCCCCGCGGGCGTGGCTCATTTCCTGGAGCACAAGATGTTCGAGGATCCCGACTCTCCGGTCCTCGACCGCTTTGCCCGCCTGGGCGCTTCGGCCAACGCTTACACTTCGTACGAGGTAACCAGCTACCTGTTCTCCTGTGCTGACGCGTTCTGGGAGGCACTTGACCTCCTGCTGGGGTTTGTGCAGGAGGCTCGCTTCACCCCGGCGGGAGTGGAAAAGGAGAAGCCCATCATAGAACAGGAAATCCGCATGGGCCTGGACAGCCCCCACCGCACTGTCATGCACAACCTCAGGCGTCTTCTCTACCGGCGGCATCCGGTGCGGGAGGACGTGGCGGGGTCCCTGGAGTCGATCCGGGAGATTACCTTCGAGCACCTGGATTTGTGCTACCGCAATTTCTATCACCCCTCAAATCTGGTCCTCTACGTGGCCGGTGACCTGGACCCGGGGCAGGTCCTCGATCACGTGGACCGTCACGTGGGGGGACGCCGGCCGGGTCCCGCCCCCGGGTTCCGCAGGGTGGGAGTCCCCGATCACGGTGAGCTGGAAGAAAGGAATGCGGAACAGCGTATGGCGGTGGCCGTTCCCCTGCTGGCACTGGGATTTCGGGACCCCGCTTTCCCCGGGGGTGGCGACCTGAGGCGGCGGGTGGCGGGGGAGATGGCGCTCGAGATCGTGCTGGGGAGGGGATCGGATCTCTTCCACCAGTTGTACCAGGAGGGACTGATCGACGATTCCTTCGCCGCCAGCTACGCATGCGGGCGCGACTGGGCTTTTACCGTATTTATGGGGCGCACCCCCGATCCCGGGCGGCTGGGCGACCGCCTGCGGGAAGGCATATTCTCAGCCCGGCGCAACTGGAGCGACCGCGATCTGGAGCGGTGCCGGCGCGCTGCCCTGGGGCAGTTTGTGTCATTCTTTGACTCCCTGGACGCCCCTGCTTACCTGGTGCCGGACCTGCACTTTTACGGGTTGTCCCTGGAAGATTACTACCGGACATTGCAGCAGGTGGAGGCAGGCGACGTTGCCCTGTACCTGGAGCAGGCCCTGCAGCCCGAACTGGGTGCCCTGTCGACCGTGTTGCCCCGTTGA
- a CDS encoding ABC transporter ATP-binding protein gives MSTGLPLGLGVAGGKETPLLEVRGLKKYFPIRTGVLRRVTGWVRAVDGVSLTVRRRGESLGIVGESGCGKSTLARTILRLVEPTGGSVVFDGHDITSLRGEDLRRMRRHMQIVFQDPYWSLDPRLRVMDIVAEPLRAHMRLSCRELRRRVEELCALVGLPAEFLSRYPHEMSGGQRQRVGVARALALDPSLVVLDEPTSSLDVSVQAQVLNLLSDLQARLGLSYLLISHDIGVVEHMCDNVGVMYLGVMVETGPVEKVLGRPLHPYTGALINAVPAPDPKKRSLGAPLEGDVPDPSAPPPGCRFWTRCPHARDICRAEVPALRPVEPGHEVACHLA, from the coding sequence ATGAGCACCGGGCTGCCGTTGGGGCTGGGCGTGGCCGGCGGCAAGGAAACCCCCCTTCTTGAGGTGCGAGGGTTGAAGAAGTACTTCCCCATCAGGACGGGGGTACTCCGCCGGGTGACGGGTTGGGTGCGAGCGGTAGACGGGGTCAGCCTGACGGTGCGGAGGCGGGGGGAATCCCTCGGCATAGTGGGGGAATCAGGTTGCGGCAAGAGTACTCTGGCCCGCACCATCCTGCGCCTGGTGGAACCCACGGGCGGAAGCGTGGTCTTCGACGGCCACGATATCACTTCCCTTCGGGGTGAAGACCTGCGGCGCATGCGCCGGCACATGCAGATAGTTTTCCAGGATCCTTACTGGTCCCTGGACCCGCGCCTGCGCGTTATGGACATCGTGGCCGAGCCCCTGCGGGCCCACATGCGACTGTCGTGCAGGGAATTGCGTCGCAGGGTGGAGGAACTGTGCGCCCTGGTGGGACTTCCTGCGGAATTCCTGAGCCGCTACCCGCACGAGATGAGCGGAGGCCAGCGTCAGCGGGTGGGGGTGGCGAGGGCCCTCGCCCTCGATCCCTCACTGGTGGTACTGGATGAGCCCACCAGTTCTCTGGATGTATCGGTGCAGGCCCAGGTATTGAATCTGCTCTCGGACCTGCAGGCCCGCCTGGGACTGTCTTATCTGCTCATCTCCCACGATATCGGCGTGGTGGAACACATGTGCGATAACGTGGGGGTCATGTACCTGGGGGTGATGGTGGAGACAGGACCGGTCGAGAAGGTACTGGGCCGGCCCCTCCATCCGTACACCGGGGCCCTGATCAATGCGGTTCCGGCGCCGGATCCCAAGAAACGCAGCCTGGGTGCTCCTCTGGAGGGGGACGTGCCGGATCCTTCTGCACCGCCGCCGGGATGTCGCTTCTGGACCCGCTGCCCCCACGCCCGCGACATTTGCCGGGCCGAGGTCCCGGCCCTGCGCCCCGTCGAACCCGGGCACGAGGTGGCCTGCCACCTCGCCTGA
- a CDS encoding folate family ECF transporter S component has protein sequence MRASRRSSIEPRVPLRLLTWGAVLIALSIVLTRVASVRIAVGGVEAIRIGFGALPILMAGIWGGPLFGFLVGALADVLGYGINPMGPYVPLITLGSGILGLVPGLVLKIFPGREMGLARIAAAVGAAQVLVGMVLTPWFLHLSFLIPYSVLIPPRLVSKPLEIVVFTVIIHLVTVPLARRGTLPAAAGR, from the coding sequence ATGCGTGCGAGCCGTCGTTCCTCGATCGAACCCCGCGTACCCCTGCGTCTCTTGACCTGGGGGGCCGTGCTGATCGCCCTCAGCATAGTGCTGACCAGAGTGGCCAGCGTACGCATTGCCGTGGGCGGCGTGGAGGCCATCCGCATAGGCTTCGGGGCCCTCCCTATCCTTATGGCGGGAATATGGGGCGGTCCCCTGTTCGGTTTCCTGGTGGGAGCTCTGGCGGACGTGCTCGGTTACGGCATCAACCCCATGGGTCCTTACGTCCCCCTCATTACGCTCGGTTCCGGTATCCTGGGCCTGGTGCCCGGCCTGGTGTTGAAGATCTTCCCGGGAAGGGAAATGGGATTGGCCCGCATAGCGGCGGCTGTGGGTGCAGCCCAGGTTCTGGTGGGTATGGTGCTGACGCCCTGGTTCCTGCACCTCAGTTTCCTGATTCCGTACTCGGTACTCATTCCGCCCCGGCTGGTGTCCAAGCCGCTGGAGATAGTGGTATTCACGGTCATCATTCACCTGGTCACTGTACCGCTGGCCCGCCGGGGGACGCTGCCTGCTGCCGCGGGCAGGTGA
- a CDS encoding ABC transporter permease, whose protein sequence is MSDEATRTLDATPDHNSQERRRAGVGYTWYLFRRNRLTVAGTAVVLLLILVALAAPWLAPYPGDAGADVHPERALLPPSREHPFGTDELGRDLFSRVLFGSRISLTVGVIAIGLALLIGVPVGLAAGFFGGTVDEVLMRVCDVFMSFPPLLLSVAICAMLGPSLTNVMISIGIAWWPWYSRLIRAQALSVRERGFVEAARAAGVKPWVVIWRHILPNTMAPVVVQASMDFGGVILTAASLGFLGMGAQPPTPEWGLLVSIGRNFFLNQWWYVTFPGLAIFVAVLAFNLVGDGIREISDPRTREA, encoded by the coding sequence ATGAGCGACGAGGCAACGCGCACTCTGGACGCCACCCCGGATCACAATAGTCAAGAGCGCAGGAGGGCGGGGGTCGGCTATACGTGGTACCTTTTCCGGCGCAACCGCCTGACGGTAGCCGGTACGGCGGTGGTGCTGCTGCTTATCCTCGTGGCGCTGGCCGCCCCCTGGCTGGCGCCCTATCCAGGGGATGCCGGCGCCGACGTGCATCCGGAGAGGGCACTGCTTCCGCCCAGCCGGGAGCACCCGTTTGGCACGGACGAACTGGGGCGTGACCTGTTCAGCCGGGTACTGTTTGGGTCCCGCATATCCCTGACTGTGGGGGTCATTGCCATCGGGCTGGCGCTGCTCATCGGGGTGCCCGTCGGGCTGGCGGCGGGGTTCTTCGGGGGAACGGTGGACGAGGTGCTCATGCGGGTGTGCGACGTGTTCATGAGCTTTCCGCCCTTGTTACTGTCCGTGGCCATATGCGCCATGCTGGGTCCCAGCCTGACCAACGTCATGATTTCTATCGGCATAGCGTGGTGGCCCTGGTACAGCCGCCTCATCCGGGCCCAGGCCCTGTCGGTCAGGGAGCGGGGGTTCGTGGAAGCCGCCCGCGCGGCGGGGGTCAAGCCCTGGGTGGTTATCTGGCGGCACATCCTGCCCAACACCATGGCTCCGGTGGTGGTGCAGGCTTCCATGGACTTCGGCGGGGTGATCCTCACCGCGGCGTCTTTAGGGTTCCTGGGGATGGGGGCGCAGCCCCCTACGCCCGAGTGGGGGCTGCTGGTGAGCATCGGGCGCAACTTCTTCCTCAACCAGTGGTGGTACGTTACTTTCCCCGGCCTGGCCATATTCGTGGCCGTGCTGGCATTCAACCTGGTGGGAGACGGGATCAGGGAGATTTCCGATCCCCGCACACGGGAGGCGTAG
- a CDS encoding class I SAM-dependent methyltransferase, producing the protein MQYPAYTRFALIYDRVMQGVDYEMWASYVEELLRAHGLEARTVVDLCCGTGGSTLPFARRGYRVIGVDRSPHMLEVARKKAAALGLDIPFLEQDATALDLDQVARGGEVPVAPEGFDLIISLFDSLNYVLSPDDLEEVFRRVARALRPGGAFIFDMNSPEKLAAMNNTVSLLEGDGYVLFWRNRFLLPERIWQVTLDGFLRQGEGWERFREVHEEKAHSLSEVQERLCATGLQVLGLYHAYTLSPVRPGTDRVFYVVRRPPDHAA; encoded by the coding sequence GTGCAGTATCCTGCCTACACCCGCTTCGCCCTAATTTATGACCGGGTGATGCAGGGTGTGGATTACGAAATGTGGGCCTCCTATGTGGAGGAACTCCTGCGTGCCCACGGCCTGGAGGCCAGGACAGTGGTCGACCTCTGCTGCGGCACGGGGGGTTCCACCCTCCCGTTCGCCCGACGGGGGTACCGGGTGATAGGGGTCGACCGCTCCCCCCACATGTTAGAGGTGGCCAGGAAGAAGGCCGCCGCCCTGGGTCTGGACATCCCGTTCCTGGAGCAAGACGCCACTGCTCTGGATCTCGATCAGGTGGCTCGGGGTGGGGAGGTGCCCGTGGCCCCGGAGGGATTTGACCTCATCATCAGCCTTTTCGACAGCCTCAACTACGTCCTCTCTCCGGACGATCTGGAGGAGGTATTCCGTCGGGTGGCCAGGGCGCTGCGCCCCGGGGGAGCGTTCATCTTCGACATGAACAGTCCGGAGAAGCTGGCCGCCATGAACAACACGGTCAGCCTGCTGGAGGGGGATGGTTACGTCCTGTTCTGGCGCAACCGCTTTCTCCTTCCCGAGCGGATATGGCAGGTGACCCTGGATGGCTTTCTGCGCCAGGGGGAGGGGTGGGAGAGATTTCGCGAAGTGCACGAGGAAAAGGCGCACTCCCTCTCCGAGGTGCAGGAACGGCTGTGCGCGACCGGCCTGCAGGTATTGGGCCTGTATCACGCGTATACCCTATCACCGGTGCGCCCCGGCACCGATCGGGTTTTCTACGTGGTGCGCCGCCCCCCCGATCACGCGGCCTGA
- a CDS encoding insulinase family protein, which produces MGVGRFASEEMGPGVRLHHFPAPKFKDLSLSLGWRVNLEKDTVTSVALVPSVLRRGTRSFPTARDLARRCEELYGCRLSARVYRLGEQQVWWVSLDFPHPRFVGGSGYLEGVLALLAELLWEPVTEGGVFRSDYVAEEREVLRRALRARFNNKASWANLRCVEEMCAGERYALHPLGREEDLDGIEAAALYNTYRDVLAGGQLDVVAVGDWGAAAGDLRDLLRRLLPEPHGRERSPRPLAPVEVKPARPQVREVVEHQAVSQARLVVGLRTTVTMAHDLFAALLFLDGLLGRYAHSRLFVNVRERAGLAYYANTILDPVKGIVLMVAGVDPGAFQKTRDTCLEQLRALQRGEISDQEWEATHRSLRAEVATWSDDPGGLAWGMMEALTVGREFTPGELVAAVDRVTREQVVEVARGLQPDTVYFLTREEAAA; this is translated from the coding sequence ATGGGAGTCGGACGGTTCGCCAGTGAAGAAATGGGGCCCGGTGTGCGGCTGCACCACTTCCCCGCACCCAAGTTCAAGGACCTCTCCCTCAGTCTGGGATGGCGGGTCAACCTCGAGAAAGATACGGTGACCAGCGTGGCGCTGGTGCCGTCTGTCCTGCGCCGGGGTACCCGGTCCTTTCCCACCGCCCGGGACCTGGCCCGCCGCTGTGAGGAACTTTACGGTTGCCGGCTCTCGGCCCGGGTGTACCGGCTGGGCGAGCAGCAGGTGTGGTGGGTGAGCCTGGATTTTCCCCATCCCCGCTTCGTGGGCGGTTCCGGGTACCTGGAGGGCGTCCTGGCCTTGCTGGCGGAGCTTCTGTGGGAGCCGGTGACAGAGGGAGGGGTGTTCCGCTCCGATTACGTGGCGGAAGAGCGGGAGGTCCTGCGGCGGGCCCTGCGGGCGCGCTTCAACAACAAGGCGTCCTGGGCCAACCTGCGCTGTGTGGAGGAGATGTGCGCCGGGGAAAGATATGCCCTGCACCCGCTGGGGCGGGAGGAGGACCTGGACGGGATCGAAGCGGCCGCTCTGTACAATACTTATCGGGATGTGCTGGCGGGCGGGCAACTGGACGTGGTCGCGGTCGGGGACTGGGGCGCAGCGGCAGGCGATCTGCGGGATTTGCTGAGGAGGTTGCTGCCCGAACCACATGGCCGCGAACGCTCCCCGCGACCCCTGGCGCCAGTGGAGGTGAAGCCCGCCCGGCCGCAGGTACGGGAGGTGGTCGAGCACCAGGCGGTGAGCCAGGCCCGTCTGGTGGTGGGTCTGCGCACTACGGTGACCATGGCCCACGACCTCTTTGCCGCTCTCCTGTTCCTGGACGGGCTCCTCGGGCGTTACGCCCACTCCCGGTTGTTCGTGAACGTCCGGGAAAGGGCCGGCCTGGCCTATTACGCCAACACCATCCTCGACCCCGTGAAGGGGATCGTCCTCATGGTGGCGGGTGTAGATCCGGGGGCGTTTCAGAAAACCCGCGATACTTGCCTTGAACAGCTTCGTGCCCTCCAGCGGGGGGAGATCTCCGATCAGGAGTGGGAGGCCACCCACCGTTCCCTGCGGGCTGAGGTCGCCACCTGGAGCGACGACCCCGGGGGGCTGGCCTGGGGAATGATGGAGGCTCTCACCGTGGGACGCGAGTTCACTCCCGGCGAATTGGTCGCCGCGGTTGACCGGGTGACCCGTGAGCAGGTGGTGGAGGTGGCCCGGGGATTGCAGCCGGATACCGTTTACTTTTTGACCCGAGAGGAGGCCGCGGCGTGA
- the hutH gene encoding histidine ammonia-lyase yields the protein MDTVVLTGSTLTVLEVEGVARRGWKVKVGEEAARRVKAAREEVERLLVEGEVVYGVTTGFGRLADVVVSPSQAAALQRNLIRSHAAGVGDPLPEDVVRAAMTLRVNALLKGYSGIRLEVLETLVQMINRRVHPVVPEKGSVGASGDLAPLAHVALVLIGEGEAFYHGERLPGGEALRRAGIEPVALGAKEGLALINGTQVMSALGCLLVSEARRLAGVADVAAALSLEALRGQIAPFHPLVQVARPHPGQEEVARNLRRLTEGSRLVTAPGEARVHDAYSLRCIPQVHGACRDALAHLAEVLEREINSATDNPLVFPDERLVISGGNFHGQPVAMALDYAAIALSTFGTISERRLERLLNPGQSGLPAFLTKSGGLCSGLMLVQYTAAALVSENKTLAHPASVDSIPTSAGQEDHVSMGPWAARKARRVLDNVEWILAAELLAAAQAVEFLGPQGLGAGTAPVWQHIRRYVPPLDEDRPPAPDLSRLKELVSAGEILRVAEEAVGPLA from the coding sequence GTGGACACTGTGGTGCTCACCGGGTCTACCCTGACAGTGCTCGAAGTGGAGGGTGTGGCCCGGCGAGGCTGGAAGGTCAAGGTGGGCGAGGAAGCGGCCCGCCGGGTGAAGGCGGCGCGGGAGGAGGTGGAACGCCTCCTGGTTGAGGGAGAGGTGGTCTACGGGGTTACTACCGGGTTCGGGCGGTTAGCCGATGTGGTGGTTTCCCCCTCACAGGCCGCTGCCCTGCAGCGCAACCTCATCCGCAGCCATGCGGCTGGGGTGGGCGATCCCCTCCCCGAGGACGTGGTGCGGGCTGCCATGACCTTGCGGGTGAACGCTTTGCTCAAGGGCTACTCGGGCATCCGCCTCGAGGTACTGGAAACCCTGGTGCAGATGATTAACCGGCGCGTGCACCCCGTGGTGCCGGAAAAGGGATCGGTGGGTGCCAGCGGCGACCTGGCTCCCCTGGCCCACGTGGCCCTGGTGCTCATTGGAGAGGGTGAGGCGTTTTACCACGGGGAGAGGTTGCCGGGAGGGGAAGCGCTGCGTCGGGCCGGCATAGAGCCGGTGGCACTGGGGGCCAAGGAAGGACTGGCCCTCATCAACGGGACCCAGGTGATGAGTGCCCTGGGCTGCCTGCTGGTGAGTGAGGCACGCCGGCTCGCGGGTGTGGCGGACGTTGCCGCTGCTCTCAGCCTGGAGGCACTGCGAGGTCAGATCGCCCCGTTCCACCCCCTGGTGCAGGTGGCGCGTCCCCACCCGGGCCAGGAGGAGGTGGCCCGCAACCTGCGCAGGCTCACCGAGGGCAGCAGGCTGGTCACGGCCCCGGGGGAAGCCCGGGTGCACGACGCCTATTCCCTGCGCTGCATCCCCCAGGTGCACGGGGCCTGCCGGGACGCCCTGGCCCACCTGGCAGAAGTGCTGGAACGCGAGATCAATTCCGCCACCGATAATCCCCTGGTGTTTCCCGACGAACGCCTGGTGATCTCGGGCGGTAATTTCCACGGTCAGCCGGTGGCGATGGCCCTGGACTACGCCGCCATCGCCCTGTCAACCTTCGGGACCATTTCCGAGCGCCGGCTCGAGCGGCTGCTCAACCCCGGCCAGAGTGGCCTTCCCGCCTTCCTCACCAAATCGGGAGGGCTGTGTTCGGGCCTCATGCTGGTGCAGTACACTGCAGCCGCCCTGGTTTCCGAGAACAAGACCTTGGCTCACCCCGCCAGCGTGGACTCCATCCCCACCTCGGCCGGGCAGGAAGACCACGTCTCCATGGGTCCCTGGGCGGCCCGCAAAGCCCGGCGGGTGCTGGACAACGTGGAATGGATCCTGGCGGCAGAGTTGCTGGCGGCTGCCCAGGCCGTGGAGTTTCTGGGACCGCAGGGGCTGGGGGCCGGTACAGCCCCCGTCTGGCAGCACATCCGCCGGTATGTCCCTCCGCTCGACGAAGACCGTCCCCCTGCGCCGGACCTGTCTCGGCTGAAGGAACTGGTTTCCGCAGGCGAGATCCTGCGAGTGGCCGAGGAGGCAGTAGGGCCGCTGGCGTGA
- a CDS encoding N-acetylmuramoyl-L-alanine amidase, whose amino-acid sequence MTVTVVVRNRVSIPVPVDSLGAWRAVCQALGHRLFWDEAGGTLHVDSHLDGWTVVLDPAHGGVDRTGRGPTGYVEADFVLDVALRAASEFSRVGARVALTREQDRTVPLPDRVRLARAGRACLFISLHTSPAAERSQVEVVYHVAGWPHACHLAGHLARWLGRQTQLPGHVRWCLLPGAEEGYGAVLWRAGALPLLGQRVRLAVLAYLGSHGDAVGESRLADPGFRQACAQGLLLGVLDFLMEYPLREREGFRLLVSARRFLDGHPTGAGLPDRAGPVDGLDVPGIPVSPFFAGLSSQSSAREGVTPASPEAEHGGELTAPPPAVLPAGGAAVRVPSGTVSAPGVPPRPGPPPLPRVVGGSVVVPGAPEGLVSPARFTASVRVPAFPPSSVPAHPSSQAGTGRGPTAPLGQVTVRPPFG is encoded by the coding sequence GTGACCGTGACGGTGGTGGTACGCAACCGGGTGTCGATACCGGTGCCGGTCGACTCTCTGGGTGCCTGGCGGGCCGTGTGTCAGGCTCTCGGGCACCGGCTTTTCTGGGATGAGGCGGGCGGTACTTTGCACGTCGATTCCCACCTGGACGGATGGACCGTGGTGCTTGACCCTGCCCACGGAGGTGTGGACCGGACGGGCCGTGGCCCTACCGGCTACGTCGAGGCGGATTTCGTGCTGGACGTGGCCCTGCGGGCGGCATCGGAGTTTTCCCGGGTGGGGGCCCGGGTGGCGCTCACCCGCGAGCAGGACCGCACCGTACCCCTCCCGGACCGGGTGCGCCTGGCCCGGGCAGGCCGGGCCTGCCTGTTCATTTCCCTCCACACCAGCCCGGCGGCTGAGAGGAGTCAGGTGGAGGTGGTGTATCACGTCGCCGGCTGGCCCCACGCGTGTCACCTGGCGGGTCACCTGGCCCGATGGCTGGGCCGGCAGACCCAGTTGCCGGGCCACGTGCGGTGGTGCCTGCTGCCCGGGGCAGAGGAAGGGTACGGGGCAGTGCTCTGGCGGGCGGGCGCCCTGCCTCTGCTCGGGCAGCGGGTCAGGCTGGCTGTCCTCGCTTATCTGGGGAGCCACGGCGATGCCGTGGGAGAAAGCAGGCTGGCCGATCCCGGTTTCCGGCAGGCATGTGCCCAGGGCCTGCTCCTGGGTGTCCTCGATTTCCTCATGGAGTATCCCCTGAGGGAAAGGGAGGGATTTCGTTTGCTGGTGTCTGCCCGCCGATTCCTTGATGGTCACCCCACGGGCGCCGGCCTCCCGGATCGCGCCGGTCCGGTGGATGGCCTGGATGTACCAGGGATCCCCGTGTCCCCGTTTTTCGCTGGTCTGTCCTCCCAGAGTTCCGCCCGGGAAGGGGTAACCCCGGCCTCGCCAGAGGCTGAGCATGGAGGGGAACTCACCGCCCCGCCACCAGCAGTGCTTCCCGCGGGCGGGGCCGCCGTGCGGGTGCCTTCGGGTACCGTGTCGGCGCCGGGGGTTCCTCCCCGGCCCGGACCGCCTCCGTTGCCGCGCGTGGTAGGGGGTAGCGTGGTGGTACCGGGTGCGCCCGAAGGTCTGGTTTCCCCCGCCCGCTTCACGGCCAGTGTGCGGGTCCCCGCGTTCCCGCCTTCTTCCGTACCTGCTCATCCTTCGTCCCAGGCCGGCACCGGGCGGGGGCCTACCGCACCGCTCGGCCAGGTCACGGTTCGGCCGCCGTTTGGCTGA
- a CDS encoding ABC transporter ATP-binding protein, translated as MERFLTAPGAPAATDETLASELMSIRDLKVGFRVYGGTVQAVDLQYLSLQTGETLALVGETGCGKSVTARAILRLLPPGKAVVSGSIIFRGEDLLSKSEREMDRVRGKEISMVFQDPMSSFNPVFPVGDAMVRAIRLHQGVTAREARQRAIEVFRLVRLPRPEAVLSMYPHELSGGMRQRVMIAMALSCRPSLLIADEPTTALDVTIQAQILRLLVDLRREVGAAVIFITHNLGVVAQIAQNVAVMYAGDVVEWGPVEDIFYHPAHPYTRLLLAAIPRRGSKGRLQVIHGEVPSALRLPRGCRFAPRCPAAREVCRHERPRLHAHAGRAVACHFAGEVTA; from the coding sequence TTGGAGCGGTTCCTCACGGCACCTGGTGCACCTGCGGCAACGGATGAGACCCTGGCCAGCGAGCTCATGTCCATCCGGGATCTGAAGGTGGGTTTCCGCGTTTACGGCGGCACCGTACAGGCGGTTGACCTGCAGTACCTGTCCTTGCAGACGGGGGAGACGCTGGCCCTGGTGGGAGAGACGGGGTGTGGCAAGTCGGTGACCGCCCGCGCCATCCTGCGGCTGCTACCGCCGGGCAAGGCCGTGGTCTCGGGCAGTATCATTTTCCGGGGGGAGGACCTGCTGAGCAAGAGCGAGCGGGAGATGGACCGGGTCAGGGGCAAGGAGATATCCATGGTGTTCCAGGATCCCATGTCCTCGTTCAACCCGGTTTTTCCCGTGGGCGATGCCATGGTGCGGGCCATTCGCCTGCACCAGGGGGTGACGGCTCGGGAGGCGCGCCAGCGCGCTATCGAGGTGTTCCGCCTGGTGCGCCTGCCCCGGCCGGAGGCTGTCCTGTCCATGTATCCCCACGAACTGAGCGGGGGCATGCGCCAGCGGGTGATGATCGCCATGGCCCTTTCCTGCCGCCCCTCCCTGCTCATAGCCGACGAACCCACCACCGCCCTGGACGTCACCATCCAGGCCCAGATTCTGCGCCTGCTGGTGGATCTCAGGCGCGAGGTGGGGGCGGCAGTCATCTTTATCACCCACAACCTGGGGGTGGTGGCCCAGATTGCCCAGAACGTGGCCGTGATGTATGCGGGGGATGTGGTGGAGTGGGGACCGGTAGAGGACATCTTCTACCACCCGGCCCACCCCTATACCCGCCTGCTGCTGGCGGCCATTCCTCGCCGGGGGAGCAAGGGCAGGCTGCAGGTGATCCACGGGGAGGTCCCCAGCGCCCTGCGCCTGCCCCGGGGATGCCGTTTCGCCCCGCGTTGCCCCGCGGCCCGGGAAGTATGCCGGCACGAGCGGCCGCGGCTGCACGCACACGCCGGCCGGGCGGTGGCCTGCCACTTTGCAGGGGAGGTGACCGCATGA